In one window of Dokdonia sp. PRO95 DNA:
- a CDS encoding rhomboid family intramembrane serine protease, translating into MGRITETVKILLIVNVIFYLGSLFIIKPDPAMQLFALWFVENPSWQVWQPLTHMFMHDMGSPMHILFNMYALWMFGSPIENALGQKRFIFFYFSAGLGAALIHTLVNYYHFNSASDAIMALGFNTEDIKAILSTGQFSEIIPRETAQELYESFAVPAVGASGAIMGLLVAFGMLFPNASLGLLFIPVPIKAKYFIPIIVGIDLFSGVTGFSIFGANIAHWAHFGGALFGFVMMFYWKKKGLGQY; encoded by the coding sequence ATGGGGAGAATAACTGAGACAGTAAAAATACTACTGATAGTTAATGTGATTTTCTATCTAGGATCTCTGTTTATTATAAAGCCAGATCCAGCAATGCAATTATTTGCATTGTGGTTTGTTGAAAATCCAAGCTGGCAAGTATGGCAGCCACTTACGCATATGTTTATGCATGATATGGGGAGCCCTATGCACATACTTTTTAATATGTATGCCTTGTGGATGTTTGGGAGTCCTATAGAAAATGCACTTGGACAGAAACGATTTATCTTCTTTTATTTTTCAGCTGGTCTTGGAGCAGCTCTGATACATACACTCGTTAACTATTATCATTTTAATAGCGCGAGTGATGCAATCATGGCTTTAGGCTTCAATACTGAGGATATAAAAGCTATTCTAAGTACAGGGCAGTTTAGTGAGATTATACCGAGAGAAACGGCTCAAGAGTTGTATGAATCTTTTGCTGTGCCTGCAGTAGGTGCCTCTGGGGCAATAATGGGATTACTTGTAGCGTTTGGGATGTTATTTCCTAATGCTTCTTTGGGATTGCTGTTTATTCCTGTGCCTATCAAGGCTAAATACTTTATTCCTATCATTGTAGGGATAGATTTATTTTCTGGGGTGACAGGCTTCTCAATTTTTGGAGCAAACATCGCACACTGGGCTCACTTTGGAGGTGCGCTATTTGGGTTTGTAATGATGTTTTACTGGAAGAAAAAAGGATTAGGTCAATATTGA
- the mutL gene encoding DNA mismatch repair endonuclease MutL, producing MADIIKLLPDHVANQIAAGEVVQRPASVVKELLENAIDAGASTIKLIVKDAGKTLIQIIDDGKGMSDTDARMSFERHATSKITAADDLFNLNTKGFRGEALASIAAVAHVELKTRPEGAEVGTRIEIEGSKINVQEVCATPKGTSLSVKNLFFNIPARRNFLKSNSVELRHVIDEFQRVSLAHPDIAFTMYHNEGELFQLPTGNLKQRIVAIFGGKTNEKLVPVQEETDILTINGFVVKPEFSKKTRGEQFFFVNDRFIKSAYLNHAVTAAFDGLLPDRARASYFLYLKVDPSTIDINIHPTKTEIKFDDEHALYAMLRSTIKHSLGQFSIAPVLDFNRDSELDTPYEYKNKGIVTPKIEVDRTFNPFENVAPPKRGAQRPEFEKPSAAGWESMYEGMESQATAASTMTFEKEVSTPDMFESGLNATKSSTTSSSSQNESSTYQLNNKYIVSTIKSGMVIIDQHRAHQRVLYEEFLRNITVKESVSQQLLFPLTLAYSTTELELIKELKAGLENTGFIFGAISGDILEINGIPTSITESQVPVVIDQLLSDLENEVPDSGFSQTDTLAKSMAKSLAVKGGVALDSASREHLVNSLFACKEPSISPTNRKTFVTMTSEDLERKFK from the coding sequence ATGGCAGACATTATTAAACTCTTACCCGATCACGTAGCAAACCAGATCGCTGCGGGAGAAGTTGTGCAGCGCCCAGCTTCTGTGGTAAAGGAATTACTTGAGAATGCTATAGATGCAGGAGCATCTACCATTAAACTTATAGTAAAAGATGCTGGTAAAACCCTGATCCAGATTATAGATGACGGGAAAGGAATGAGTGATACAGATGCTCGTATGAGTTTTGAACGCCACGCCACTTCAAAAATCACAGCAGCCGATGATTTATTCAATTTAAATACAAAAGGATTTCGTGGGGAAGCACTTGCCTCTATTGCGGCAGTTGCTCACGTAGAGCTCAAGACGCGACCAGAAGGAGCAGAGGTCGGAACACGCATAGAGATAGAAGGTAGTAAGATTAATGTGCAAGAAGTTTGTGCAACCCCAAAAGGAACGTCACTATCTGTAAAAAATCTATTTTTTAATATACCTGCAAGGCGTAATTTTTTAAAATCTAATAGTGTTGAGTTACGTCATGTGATTGACGAGTTTCAACGCGTTTCATTGGCACACCCAGATATTGCTTTTACAATGTATCATAACGAGGGTGAACTATTTCAACTCCCTACTGGCAATCTTAAGCAGCGCATTGTGGCTATTTTTGGCGGTAAGACTAATGAGAAGTTAGTTCCCGTACAAGAGGAGACAGATATTCTTACCATAAATGGATTTGTGGTAAAACCTGAGTTTTCTAAGAAGACACGCGGAGAGCAGTTTTTCTTTGTAAACGACCGTTTTATAAAAAGCGCTTATCTCAATCATGCTGTAACGGCAGCCTTTGATGGCCTCTTGCCAGATAGAGCTAGAGCGAGCTACTTTTTATATCTCAAGGTAGATCCAAGTACGATTGATATCAATATACATCCTACCAAGACAGAAATAAAGTTTGATGATGAGCATGCCTTGTACGCAATGTTGCGCAGTACCATCAAGCATAGTTTAGGGCAATTTAGTATTGCGCCCGTACTTGATTTTAATCGCGATAGTGAGCTTGATACGCCATATGAGTATAAAAATAAGGGTATTGTAACACCTAAAATAGAGGTAGACCGTACTTTCAATCCATTTGAAAATGTAGCACCACCAAAACGTGGAGCGCAACGTCCAGAATTTGAGAAGCCTAGTGCTGCTGGTTGGGAAAGCATGTACGAAGGCATGGAGTCTCAGGCAACGGCTGCAAGTACGATGACTTTTGAAAAGGAGGTAAGCACACCAGATATGTTTGAGAGTGGACTTAATGCTACTAAGAGTAGTACTACGAGTTCATCTTCTCAAAATGAATCATCTACCTATCAACTCAATAATAAATACATCGTTAGTACCATAAAAAGCGGAATGGTGATTATAGATCAACATAGAGCGCACCAGCGTGTGCTTTATGAAGAATTCTTGCGTAACATTACGGTAAAGGAGTCTGTAAGTCAGCAATTGTTATTTCCATTAACATTGGCTTATAGTACTACAGAATTGGAGCTTATTAAAGAACTCAAAGCTGGTTTAGAAAACACAGGTTTTATTTTTGGCGCCATAAGCGGTGACATTCTTGAAATAAACGGAATTCCTACTTCTATCACAGAGAGCCAAGTGCCAGTGGTGATTGATCAATTATTAAGTGATCTTGAGAATGAGGTGCCAGATAGTGGCTTTAGCCAGACAGATACTCTAGCTAAGAGTATGGCAAAAAGTCTTGCTGTGAAAGGTGGTGTTGCACTAGACAGTGCCTCGCGAGAACATCTGGTTAATAGTCTTTTTGCTTGTAAAGAACCAAGTATTTCACCTACTAATCGCAAGACCTTTGTGACCATGACAAGTGAAGACTTAGAAAGAAAATTTAAGTAG
- a CDS encoding tetratricopeptide repeat protein, whose product MATYNKRGYKPKTKPVKEEVEEFIDDSESTTAEVFGSLDEGANRAEEWFEKNQKPVIGVIIAILVIALLYLAYNKFIAEPARAEAANELVVAQESFTTALEATNTSVKDSLYMVALNGKNGKYGLLDVADNYGGTPSGNLAHYYAGMSYLEIKDYQNAITHLQDFSSDDKMLAPLAKGAIGDAFMQLGQADEALDYYEKAAGMNANDFTTPRFLFKAGVAAIDLGKMDAAVKHLTRIKEEYATSEYASQVDLYLGRAQAAQ is encoded by the coding sequence ATGGCAACATATAATAAAAGAGGATATAAACCGAAAACGAAGCCTGTAAAGGAAGAAGTTGAAGAGTTTATAGATGATAGCGAAAGCACAACTGCAGAGGTCTTTGGATCACTAGATGAAGGAGCCAATAGAGCAGAGGAGTGGTTTGAGAAAAACCAAAAACCTGTAATAGGAGTTATCATCGCTATCCTAGTTATTGCTTTATTGTATCTAGCATACAATAAATTTATTGCAGAACCTGCAAGAGCAGAAGCTGCAAATGAGCTTGTAGTAGCTCAAGAGAGCTTTACAACAGCACTAGAAGCAACAAATACTTCTGTTAAAGACTCACTATACATGGTGGCACTTAATGGAAAGAACGGTAAGTACGGTCTTTTAGACGTAGCAGATAACTATGGAGGAACTCCTTCTGGTAACCTTGCTCACTATTATGCTGGAATGTCTTACCTTGAGATTAAAGATTATCAAAACGCAATTACTCACTTGCAAGATTTTTCTAGTGATGATAAAATGCTAGCACCACTTGCAAAAGGAGCAATAGGTGACGCATTCATGCAACTAGGTCAAGCAGATGAGGCTCTTGATTATTATGAGAAAGCAGCAGGGATGAATGCAAATGACTTTACAACACCACGTTTCTTATTTAAAGCAGGTGTAGCAGCAATCGATCTTGGAAAGATGGACGCAGCAGTAAAGCATCTTACTCGTATTAAGGAAGAGTATGCAACATCTGAGTATGCAAGTCAAGTAGACTTATACTTAGGTCGCGCGCAAGCAGCACAATAA
- the ribH gene encoding 6,7-dimethyl-8-ribityllumazine synthase, whose translation MATVGNNLSAYDKTTIPNSKNFKFGIVVSEWNDEITEGLFQGTFDALKDCGAINDNIVRWNVPGAFELIYGAKKMTQAYDMLDAIIVIGTVIQGETKHFDFVCEGVTQGIKDLNLQQDIPVIFCVLTDNNIEQSRARSGGIHGNKGTEAAIAAIKMAQLRKDAKF comes from the coding sequence ATGGCAACAGTAGGTAACAACCTCTCGGCCTATGATAAAACAACCATCCCAAACTCGAAAAACTTCAAGTTTGGGATTGTTGTTTCTGAGTGGAACGATGAGATCACAGAGGGACTTTTTCAAGGCACATTTGACGCTTTAAAGGATTGTGGAGCGATTAATGACAATATTGTGCGTTGGAATGTTCCAGGAGCATTTGAGCTCATCTATGGAGCAAAAAAAATGACGCAAGCATATGATATGCTAGATGCTATTATCGTCATAGGTACCGTGATTCAAGGTGAGACTAAGCATTTTGATTTTGTATGTGAAGGAGTGACTCAAGGGATTAAAGACTTGAACTTACAACAAGATATTCCTGTTATTTTCTGTGTGCTTACAGATAATAACATAGAGCAATCAAGAGCTCGTAGTGGTGGCATACATGGTAATAAAGGGACGGAAGCAGCGATTGCAGCTATAAAAATGGCGCAATTAAGAAAAGACGCAAAGTTTTAA
- a CDS encoding rhomboid family intramembrane serine protease, with amino-acid sequence MANTSLAYKYSTANIAIKLIVINVAVYLLFNIVPWISGLGSDFFSRYFVLPSDFVRFLQQPWGILTYAFLHAGFGHLFWNMVWLYVFSRFVLNIFSEKKFLAIYLLGAIAGGTLFALLYNVLPAFRGTGVLLGASAAVNAIVVFIGTYTPNAEIRIFTFNIKLWWIAVFVVLRDLLMLDSGNAGGLISHLGGAAFGFVYAKQLLKGNDIGLWFEKIMDSVTSWFTKTPKKEKKSPLRTVHKTANNTTSKSRRPATGSKSEQQQRIDAILDKISKSGYDSLSKAEKDFLFKAGKE; translated from the coding sequence ATGGCAAATACATCATTAGCATATAAATATAGTACCGCAAATATTGCAATCAAACTGATTGTAATTAACGTAGCCGTGTACTTGCTTTTTAATATCGTTCCATGGATATCTGGTTTAGGATCAGATTTCTTTAGTAGATACTTTGTGTTGCCATCAGACTTTGTGAGATTTTTACAGCAGCCGTGGGGTATACTTACATATGCTTTTTTACATGCTGGTTTTGGACATTTGTTCTGGAATATGGTCTGGCTTTATGTCTTCTCACGGTTTGTATTAAACATTTTTTCTGAAAAGAAATTTCTTGCTATTTACCTCTTGGGAGCAATTGCCGGAGGAACACTTTTTGCTTTGTTATACAACGTACTTCCAGCCTTTAGAGGGACAGGCGTTTTACTAGGTGCAAGCGCAGCTGTAAATGCAATTGTCGTTTTCATAGGGACATACACACCTAATGCAGAGATAAGGATATTTACATTTAATATCAAGCTCTGGTGGATTGCTGTTTTTGTAGTGCTTAGAGATTTATTAATGCTAGATTCTGGAAACGCTGGCGGACTAATATCACACTTAGGTGGTGCTGCTTTTGGGTTTGTTTATGCAAAGCAATTACTTAAAGGGAATGATATAGGATTGTGGTTTGAAAAAATCATGGATTCAGTAACAAGTTGGTTTACTAAAACTCCTAAAAAAGAAAAGAAATCCCCACTTCGTACCGTACATAAAACGGCAAATAATACGACCTCAAAATCGAGAAGACCTGCGACTGGATCAAAATCTGAACAGCAGCAACGCATAGATGCTATTCTTGATAAGATAAGTAAAAGTGGTTACGACAGTCTGTCTAAGGCTGAGAAGGACTTTTTATTTAAAGCCGGTAAGGAATAA
- a CDS encoding endonuclease/exonuclease/phosphatase family protein, whose protein sequence is MKKLEFFGKIIFFVNSIFAVLLLASYLLPFIPPHIFPALSVLSLVLPVLLIINFIFFVYWFFRGRRQLLLSAIVLALGITHIFSLIRLGGGEEVDNSNALKVLTYNVRQFNIHGWSDEVKVGERVVQLISDKDPDVVSFQEYYPGFKPDEKVYPYEYKVMTSPSKSFGQVIFSKYPIINSGSLDFENTGNNGIYADIATATDTVRVYNMHFQSFSLSPNLVNLQKENSKKLLGRLGQAFEKQEAQVAKFLQSEALSPFPVVVTGDFNNSATSYMYRKVKGDKVDAFAKAGSGTGATFWFDIIPLRIDFILVDESLPVTNFETYDVDLSDHKPSMATFMLAR, encoded by the coding sequence ATGAAAAAGCTCGAATTCTTCGGTAAGATTATCTTCTTTGTAAATAGCATATTTGCCGTACTCCTACTAGCTAGTTATTTATTACCATTTATACCTCCACATATTTTTCCTGCACTTTCTGTGCTTAGCCTTGTACTTCCTGTACTGCTTATTATAAATTTTATATTCTTTGTTTATTGGTTTTTTAGGGGTAGAAGACAACTGTTGCTCTCAGCAATTGTACTCGCTCTGGGTATAACTCATATTTTCTCTCTCATACGCTTGGGCGGAGGGGAAGAGGTAGATAATTCAAATGCGTTAAAAGTGCTTACCTATAATGTAAGGCAGTTTAATATACACGGTTGGTCTGATGAAGTGAAAGTAGGTGAGCGTGTTGTGCAGCTAATTTCTGATAAAGATCCTGATGTCGTTTCCTTTCAAGAATATTATCCAGGATTTAAACCCGATGAGAAGGTATATCCATACGAGTATAAAGTAATGACATCGCCTAGTAAATCTTTTGGTCAAGTGATTTTCTCAAAATATCCAATTATTAATAGTGGTTCATTGGATTTTGAAAATACGGGTAATAATGGGATTTATGCAGATATTGCAACAGCTACTGATACTGTAAGGGTGTATAATATGCATTTTCAATCATTCAGCTTATCGCCTAATCTAGTAAACTTACAAAAGGAGAATTCAAAAAAATTACTGGGTAGATTAGGTCAAGCTTTTGAAAAGCAAGAAGCTCAGGTAGCTAAGTTTTTACAGAGTGAAGCACTATCTCCTTTTCCAGTTGTTGTTACAGGAGATTTTAACAATAGCGCTACCTCTTATATGTATCGCAAGGTGAAAGGTGATAAAGTTGACGCTTTCGCGAAAGCGGGATCAGGAACTGGAGCAACCTTCTGGTTTGATATCATACCTTTACGTATAGACTTTATCTTAGTAGACGAGTCTTTACCGGTTACAAACTTTGAAACCTACGATGTAGATTTAAGTGATCACAAGCCTTCTAT